One Plectropomus leopardus isolate mb unplaced genomic scaffold, YSFRI_Pleo_2.0 unplaced_scaffold26367, whole genome shotgun sequence genomic window, AAGATCTGAAAATACTgagaaatgacattaaaatcaaTCAGTTCCCAAAATAAAGACGTCACTTTTTTggtgacatattttaaatgagacatagaataaagtgattttatctcattttgttaagttcagatttttttttctgacagaggCATGTGTTGAGGGCAAGCTGTTTTTGAAGgaatgctttctttaaaaattgcgggtaaattaaaaaacaaaatataaatacagccattttaatttgtatgcccctcccctaaggcaaaataaaaaaaaaaataaagtccctCCCTAGTGTTTAAAAACTATTTGACTTTATTGCAACCCCACCcccataaataacgaacagtccctaacaagCCAACTaggataaaatattaaatattaatagcAGTTCCAGTCAAATTtccccatatatatataaaagaaaacaaaataatacagttACTCTATGTCAAACTGTGTTACTTACTtacacaataattaaaaaaaacccaaaaacctaaataattaattaatctagaaataaaataacatttaacgGCTTATTTCTCCGGTTGTGAGTCTCTGCTCCGCCGCTAGAGGGCAGACGTTCACGTTTACGTTTTGTCTGCGTCATCGCGTACCGCTGCGTGATGACGTCTCCACACCAGCCAACATGGCGCAGAAACAACGTGGGAAAACAACCTCGGCGTCAAAAACGGCGGATCccgaaaaaaatgcagaaaatatcaATTTAGTGTTGGAGTCCAGCGACGATGAGACGCCGGAGGAGGTGACCTTTGAAGACTCAAAGGCTGCGGCTCTGCGGAGCATGAAACAGGCGCTGGACACAGCCAGAAGGTAGCTAATGCTACTTCCTTTCaaccaaactccattcaaaATACTCTGT contains:
- the LOC121966938 gene encoding nucleolar protein 7-like, whose amino-acid sequence is MAQKQRGKTTSASKTADPEKNAENINLVLESSDDETPEEVTFEDSKAAALRSMKQALDTARREKELLKEKRRKRQELFQEQKVCDCVLVPQMTSKGLFVIKRIIKLRIKH